In Gammaproteobacteria bacterium, a single window of DNA contains:
- a CDS encoding DUF1461 domain-containing protein, with the protein MTYTIRVASGLWVITALVGFLLSLIIAWHVLSPLNFFYSQWYSVIGIDENIAEYGPLNRNRKDFATTGRVEHERLMAELVAAINNGGKGLTTIEYKDNKGSAIDTLLTDAEITHMRDVAQLIHWMNICGAALAIILLVLLVWMRRAAIKMSGLSGLFIKMAVLLVVLAVLVLIIGPVKLFYQLHVWLFPDKHQWFFYYEDSLMTTMLKAPVIFGPIAIAWLLIALLIWWLIFSVVLRFMRPMSDDQRGYR; encoded by the coding sequence ATGACATACACCATCAGAGTAGCTTCGGGTTTATGGGTTATCACTGCCTTAGTAGGGTTTTTGCTGTCATTAATTATCGCCTGGCACGTGCTCTCGCCACTTAATTTCTTTTATTCACAGTGGTATAGCGTGATCGGCATTGATGAAAACATTGCCGAATACGGTCCGCTAAACCGTAACCGTAAAGACTTTGCAACGACGGGTCGCGTGGAGCATGAACGGTTGATGGCAGAGCTGGTTGCTGCCATCAATAATGGTGGTAAAGGCCTAACTACAATTGAGTATAAAGATAATAAAGGTAGCGCCATCGACACGCTGCTGACCGATGCTGAAATCACCCATATGCGTGATGTCGCACAGCTGATTCATTGGATGAATATTTGCGGCGCTGCGTTGGCAATAATATTGCTTGTACTGTTGGTTTGGATGCGCAGGGCAGCAATTAAAATGTCTGGTTTGTCGGGTCTATTTATAAAGATGGCAGTACTGCTTGTTGTGTTAGCAGTGCTGGTGTTGATTATTGGGCCAGTTAAACTGTTCTATCAGCTACATGTCTGGTTGTTTCCGGACAAGCATCAGTGGTTTTTCTATTACGAAGATTCGTTGATGACAACGATGTTAAAGGCGCCAGTCATATTTGGCCCAATTGCTATCGCTTGGCTGTTGATTGCCTTGCTCATATGGTGGCTGATATTCTCTGTGGTACTGCGGTTTATGCGCCCAATGAGCGATGATCAACGAGGTTATCGCTAA
- a CDS encoding CPBP family intramembrane metalloprotease translates to MQALLGNEGYFQLRQHTYFNLLGELWWGACHLLGYVIVPILVIKFVFKERLRDYGLGWNQTSRYLPWCIFIMLLVISFAYFASYRSDFLSHYPFYRLAQRSILDLLLWQCIYLTQFIFLEFFFRGFLLHACHRRFGATALFVMIVPYVMIHLSKPWLEASGALVFGLVLGIIALRSRSIWGGVLVHTSVALSMDIMALAQTGRLPVNWQP, encoded by the coding sequence ATGCAGGCCTTGTTAGGTAATGAGGGCTATTTTCAGCTGCGCCAACATACGTATTTCAACTTGTTGGGCGAACTATGGTGGGGGGCTTGCCATTTATTGGGCTATGTCATTGTACCCATCCTGGTGATTAAATTTGTCTTTAAAGAACGTCTCCGTGATTATGGTCTAGGCTGGAACCAAACGAGTCGTTATTTGCCCTGGTGTATTTTTATTATGCTACTAGTCATCAGCTTTGCTTATTTTGCCAGCTACCGCAGTGATTTTCTTAGCCACTACCCTTTTTATCGTTTGGCGCAACGGAGCATTTTAGATTTACTGCTCTGGCAGTGCATTTACCTTACGCAGTTTATATTTCTCGAGTTCTTTTTTCGTGGTTTTTTATTGCATGCTTGCCATCGTCGTTTTGGTGCCACTGCATTGTTTGTCATGATTGTGCCTTATGTCATGATTCATTTGAGTAAACCTTGGCTTGAAGCTAGCGGTGCATTAGTGTTCGGTTTGGTGTTAGGGATTATTGCACTACGTTCGCGTTCGATATGGGGTGGTGTTTTAGTGCATACCAGCGTTGCTTTATCGATGGACATTATGGCCTTGGCTCAAACTGGGCGACTGCCAGTGAATTGGCAACCATGA